Proteins encoded by one window of Anaerosalibacter sp. Marseille-P3206:
- a CDS encoding diacylglycerol/polyprenol kinase family protein, translating into MAIGIIVSFVYIFLIIAVATILNKRDLISNEGSRKFIHIMLSNWWFIAMHYFKTPMSASIVPAIFVLINYLSYKNNIFKAMEREEEEETLGTVYYAVSLLILSLISFSEKLSPWIGAAGILVMGYGDGFAAIIGSKYGKHRLNFGSIKKSVEGSLAMFVFSFICLFAITFYTNSLHSFGYVILIAVVATIVELFSPKGTDNLAVPLVVSLLYYLLVF; encoded by the coding sequence ATGGCTATTGGAATAATTGTATCTTTTGTTTATATATTTTTAATAATTGCAGTTGCTACTATTTTAAATAAAAGAGATTTAATTTCAAATGAAGGAAGTAGGAAGTTTATACATATAATGTTGTCTAATTGGTGGTTTATTGCAATGCATTATTTTAAAACACCAATGAGTGCCTCTATAGTTCCAGCTATTTTTGTATTGATTAATTATCTATCATATAAAAACAATATATTTAAGGCTATGGAGCGAGAAGAGGAAGAAGAAACATTGGGAACCGTATATTATGCTGTTTCACTACTTATATTGTCTTTAATCAGTTTTTCAGAAAAGCTAAGTCCTTGGATTGGTGCTGCTGGGATATTGGTTATGGGTTATGGAGACGGTTTTGCAGCTATAATTGGTAGCAAATATGGGAAACATCGCTTGAATTTTGGAAGTATTAAAAAGAGTGTTGAAGGTTCACTTGCAATGTTTGTATTTTCATTTATATGTCTTTTTGCAATTACTTTTTATACAAATAGTCTTCATTCATTTGGGTATGTTATACTAATAGCTGTAGTAGCAACTATAGTAGAGTTGTTTTCACCAAAGGGAACGGACAATTTGGCGGTTCCTTTAGTGGTTTCTTTGTTGTATTATTTATTGGTGTTTTGA
- a CDS encoding DegV family protein: MNCRIVADSSCDLNDELKEKMDIGLVPLKIQIDDKTYVDDEKLNINELLSAMSNSENSVKTSSPSPGDFIKEYEKADNVFVVTLSSQLSGTYNSAMIAKNIIEESTEKFIHIFDSKSACVGETLISMKIFELIQEKYDKLDIVNKVNQYIKEMKTLFILDNLDNLIKGGRMTKIAAHIASLLNIKPIMGGDQEGNIKLVDKVRGSKRAFKRFVEIIGIEAGNTEGKTIGIAHCNAPEKANELKEEIEKKYNFKNIIVTEMAGLSSVYANDGGIVVAFN; the protein is encoded by the coding sequence ATGAATTGTAGAATTGTTGCAGATAGTAGTTGTGACTTAAATGATGAGCTAAAAGAGAAAATGGATATAGGATTAGTTCCATTAAAAATTCAAATAGATGATAAAACTTATGTTGATGATGAAAAATTAAATATCAATGAACTTTTAAGTGCTATGTCTAATAGCGAAAATTCTGTAAAAACTTCTAGTCCTTCTCCAGGAGACTTTATAAAGGAATATGAAAAGGCAGACAATGTATTTGTGGTTACTTTGTCTTCTCAGTTGAGTGGCACTTATAATAGTGCTATGATTGCTAAAAACATTATAGAAGAGAGTACAGAAAAATTTATTCACATATTTGATTCAAAAAGTGCTTGTGTTGGCGAAACTTTAATTAGCATGAAGATTTTTGAATTGATACAAGAGAAATATGATAAACTTGACATTGTAAATAAGGTTAATCAATACATTAAAGAGATGAAGACTTTGTTTATACTAGATAATCTTGACAATCTAATCAAAGGTGGAAGAATGACAAAGATTGCAGCACATATTGCTTCTCTATTGAATATAAAGCCCATAATGGGTGGAGACCAAGAAGGTAATATTAAGTTAGTAGACAAGGTTAGAGGAAGTAAAAGGGCTTTTAAAAGATTTGTTGAGATAATAGGTATTGAAGCTGGAAATACTGAAGGGAAGACGATAGGGATAGCTCACTGTAATGCTCCTGAAAAAGCTAATGAACTTAAGGAAGAAATAGAGAAAAAGTATAACTTTAAGAATATAATAGTGACAGAGATGGCAGGCCTTAGTTCAGTTTATGCAAATGATGGGGGTATAGTTGTAGCATTTAATTAA
- a CDS encoding patatin-like phospholipase family protein, which yields MNGLFLQGGGAKGAFQAGVIYGLYERGYEFNIISGTSIGAINSYFIYKNEIEKMKKFWIENDFAVEIPFDVVIDNQGMIDYLSTLEGINEVIDNVYVNYTHVENNQLKEVVVDLVKSPHDAQLKAIKYSSLLPYRMKDYDSIEDVRNSFDSSIMCENFIEDLQSGIYESYNIDGGVVNNNFLFPFIEHKVDNLCLIVFKKNYEIPDYIINNYSMNDIVVIEPKTDFKANDTLRFEHEFLNSIFQEGYAISKQVIF from the coding sequence ATGAATGGTTTGTTTTTGCAAGGTGGAGGAGCAAAGGGAGCATTTCAAGCAGGTGTTATTTATGGATTGTATGAAAGAGGGTATGAATTTAATATAATATCTGGAACATCAATAGGTGCTATCAATAGTTATTTTATATATAAAAATGAAATAGAAAAAATGAAGAAGTTTTGGATAGAAAATGATTTTGCTGTAGAAATACCTTTTGATGTTGTTATAGATAATCAGGGAATGATTGATTATTTAAGTACATTAGAAGGTATAAATGAAGTGATAGACAATGTATATGTAAACTATACTCATGTTGAAAATAATCAATTGAAAGAAGTTGTTGTGGATTTAGTAAAATCTCCACACGATGCTCAGCTAAAGGCTATAAAATATAGTTCATTACTTCCTTATAGAATGAAAGACTATGATTCAATTGAAGATGTAAGAAATAGTTTTGATTCTTCAATTATGTGTGAAAATTTTATAGAAGATTTACAATCTGGTATTTATGAATCATATAATATAGATGGTGGTGTAGTAAACAATAATTTTCTTTTTCCATTTATAGAACATAAAGTAGATAATTTGTGTTTAATAGTGTTTAAAAAGAATTATGAAATACCAGATTATATTATAAACAACTACTCAATGAATGATATTGTTGTTATTGAGCCTAAAACAGATTTCAAAGCTAATGATACGTTGAGATTTGAACATGAATTTTTAAATAGTATATTCCAAGAAGGATATGCTATAAGTAAACAGGTTATTTTTTAA
- a CDS encoding heme NO-binding domain-containing protein: MKGTIVSAWIQTCREVYGEEITNQAMTHFDISPNKIFTLSEDVEDRTALGILEYIADKLNKSSDEVWRTMGNHNVFTYSKVYPAFFRYKNLYSFLQAMYDIHVVVTKRILGAKPPILNLKPIDKYTAHMTYSSPRGMFSYFHGMLEGAAKYFGENIEVETLEKTNDFTKIAITFSEEIYYQRKFRLNKILSLGFIKNMEGKISLASLLLVGVPSALLFKFTPNNIALPATLILSAVIPFFISKGLFKPLKYINENLDELNNKDLSLVYDISTNDFFEDINKKLREVKENIKTDFVGYKGTTDELNVFSDKFAEISNNMSYTSNEISNVVEQVAEGAIHQANETEEVATQLNDSIISLNEVVEKENQGKVELEEAVNKINKGFEDLKSTSSNLNQVLLQFSQVKSKGQDLQNRAYEVRNIVETVEKIAEQTNLLALNASIEASRAGIYGQGFTVVAMEIRKLAEGSKEAVQTINNNLESFIQNIDKFVFDISDQFNILEKENVKLNSVAEENAISVNSIAQVSELIIELTNELTKETNNINSISQAIETLAAIAEENSASSEEVSANVQTYTEEIRKMTASIYEFKKVSIQFSEDLEKYIV; encoded by the coding sequence ATGAAAGGTACTATTGTTTCTGCTTGGATTCAAACTTGTAGAGAAGTATATGGAGAAGAAATAACTAATCAAGCAATGACACATTTTGATATTAGTCCAAATAAAATTTTTACTCTTTCTGAAGATGTAGAAGATAGAACTGCATTAGGTATTCTTGAATATATTGCTGATAAACTAAACAAATCTTCAGATGAAGTATGGAGAACTATGGGAAATCACAATGTATTTACATATTCAAAAGTCTATCCTGCATTCTTTAGGTACAAAAATCTATACTCTTTCCTTCAAGCTATGTATGATATCCATGTAGTGGTCACTAAGAGGATACTAGGAGCAAAACCTCCTATACTAAATTTAAAGCCAATAGACAAATATACTGCACATATGACTTATTCTTCACCTAGAGGGATGTTCTCCTATTTCCACGGCATGTTAGAAGGAGCAGCCAAATATTTTGGAGAAAACATTGAAGTTGAAACTTTAGAAAAAACAAATGATTTTACAAAAATAGCTATAACATTTTCTGAGGAAATCTATTATCAAAGAAAGTTTAGATTAAATAAAATCTTATCCTTAGGATTTATAAAAAATATGGAAGGTAAAATATCATTAGCATCATTATTACTTGTAGGTGTTCCCAGTGCACTGTTATTTAAATTTACACCTAATAATATAGCTTTACCAGCAACTTTAATTCTTTCAGCTGTTATACCATTTTTTATCAGCAAAGGATTATTTAAACCATTAAAATATATTAACGAAAATTTAGATGAATTAAATAATAAGGATTTATCCCTAGTGTATGATATATCAACCAATGACTTTTTTGAAGATATTAATAAAAAATTAAGAGAAGTAAAAGAAAACATAAAAACAGATTTTGTAGGCTATAAAGGTACTACAGACGAACTAAATGTATTTTCTGACAAATTTGCTGAGATTTCAAACAATATGAGTTATACTTCAAATGAAATATCCAATGTAGTAGAACAAGTGGCAGAAGGAGCTATACATCAAGCTAATGAAACAGAAGAAGTGGCAACTCAGTTAAATGATTCTATTATATCTTTAAATGAAGTAGTCGAAAAAGAAAATCAAGGTAAAGTGGAATTAGAAGAAGCTGTAAATAAAATCAATAAGGGCTTTGAAGATTTAAAATCTACTTCTTCTAATTTAAATCAAGTATTATTACAGTTTTCTCAAGTAAAATCTAAAGGTCAAGATTTGCAAAATAGGGCATATGAAGTCCGCAATATTGTTGAAACTGTTGAAAAAATAGCAGAACAAACAAATCTATTAGCTCTTAATGCTAGTATTGAAGCCTCTAGAGCTGGAATATATGGACAAGGGTTTACTGTTGTAGCTATGGAGATTAGAAAACTTGCAGAAGGCTCCAAAGAAGCAGTTCAAACTATCAATAACAATTTAGAATCCTTTATTCAAAATATAGATAAATTTGTATTTGATATTTCTGACCAGTTTAATATACTAGAAAAAGAAAATGTTAAACTCAATTCAGTAGCAGAAGAAAATGCCATTTCTGTAAACTCTATAGCTCAAGTATCTGAGTTGATTATTGAATTGACAAATGAACTTACAAAAGAAACCAATAATATTAATTCTATCTCACAAGCTATAGAAACATTGGCAGCAATTGCTGAAGAAAACTCTGCATCTTCTGAGGAAGTATCAGCTAATGTACAAACTTATACAGAAGAAATCAGAAAGATGACAGCTAGTATATATGAGTTTAAGAAAGTTAGTATACAATTTAGTGAAGACTTAGAAAAATATATAGTATAA
- a CDS encoding NADH:flavin oxidoreductase gives MDLHAKIIFRKGEIIMDSLFTSKNIKDLEIKNRIVVPPMVCFNFPVNNGFVSENNIEHYEKMAKGGSGLIIVEATCVSENGRLSKDQLGIWSDEHISGLKRIVEVCHKHERKVFIQLHHAGLRTPRGINEDTITSSDYNDEKVSARAMTKDEIHSIQEDFVNAAIRAEKAGFDGIELHGAHSYLFTQFFSTKVNKRTDEYGGNFENRIRIVMEIFEGIKQNVNSSFVVGIRMGCNENDLENSIYMAKIFESIGIDYLHVSTGFDNTAIDKELPDDFPCNWIVYGGTIIKENVDIPVIVVNSIKTVEQVRYLIENKLADFVAVGRAQLADHNFVNHIREGKDVIKCLDCKPCRWFIDGRNCPVQNR, from the coding sequence ATGGATTTACATGCCAAGATAATATTTAGAAAGGGCGAAATAATAATGGATTCATTATTTACATCAAAAAATATAAAGGATTTAGAAATTAAAAATAGAATTGTAGTGCCACCAATGGTTTGTTTTAATTTCCCAGTTAACAATGGATTTGTATCTGAAAATAATATTGAACATTATGAAAAGATGGCAAAGGGCGGTAGTGGACTTATTATTGTGGAAGCAACATGTGTTAGTGAAAATGGAAGATTGTCTAAAGATCAATTGGGAATTTGGTCTGATGAACATATATCTGGATTAAAAAGAATAGTTGAAGTATGTCATAAGCATGAGAGAAAAGTTTTTATTCAACTTCACCATGCAGGTCTTAGAACTCCAAGGGGTATCAATGAAGATACTATAACATCTTCTGATTACAATGATGAGAAGGTATCTGCTAGAGCAATGACTAAAGATGAGATACATTCTATACAAGAAGATTTTGTAAATGCAGCTATTAGAGCAGAAAAAGCTGGTTTTGATGGTATTGAGCTTCATGGTGCTCATTCGTATTTATTTACACAGTTTTTCTCTACAAAAGTTAACAAACGTACAGATGAATATGGTGGAAATTTTGAAAACAGGATTAGAATTGTAATGGAGATTTTTGAAGGAATAAAACAAAATGTTAATTCTAGTTTTGTTGTAGGTATTAGAATGGGATGTAATGAAAATGATTTGGAAAATAGTATTTATATGGCCAAGATATTTGAAAGTATAGGTATAGATTATCTTCATGTTTCCACTGGGTTTGACAATACAGCAATTGATAAGGAATTACCTGATGATTTTCCTTGCAATTGGATTGTATATGGAGGAACTATAATTAAAGAGAATGTAGATATACCTGTTATTGTTGTAAATTCAATTAAGACAGTAGAACAAGTTAGATACTTGATTGAAAATAAATTAGCAGATTTTGTAGCAGTAGGTAGGGCACAACTTGCAGATCATAATTTTGTAAATCACATAAGGGAAGGTAAAGATGTAATCAAATGTTTAGATTGTAAGCCATGTAGATGGTTTATTGATGGGAGGAATTGCCCAGTACAGAATAGATAA
- a CDS encoding DUF4349 domain-containing protein, producing the protein MRKFQKYLILGLILFLILSSLTGCGSKESSDNSSSNEMNLAPTEESKKERGNNEEASPLEPEKVITTVYIQLKTTEFEKANKDLNALISKNNAYVENSQINYNQHYNNKSYRNGFYLIRVPKDKISSFKSGLNGVGNVVSESTTKQDVTSEYRDTESRLKVLEVKEERILALLSKAGKMEDIIKLENELSETIYEKERLKTNLINIDDKVDFSTFEINIEEVERLTNQETTDTTFGGKLVNAFKNSLFSFRKVLETFVISIIYILPFAVVIGAIAYFVIKFIMKRKK; encoded by the coding sequence GTGAGAAAATTTCAAAAATATTTAATACTAGGTCTAATATTATTTTTAATCCTTTCATCATTGACAGGCTGTGGTTCTAAAGAATCAAGTGACAACAGTTCTTCTAATGAAATGAATTTAGCACCTACCGAAGAAAGCAAAAAAGAACGTGGCAATAACGAGGAAGCTAGTCCTCTGGAACCTGAAAAAGTCATCACCACCGTTTATATCCAACTTAAAACTACTGAATTTGAAAAAGCTAATAAAGACTTAAATGCTTTAATATCCAAGAATAATGCTTATGTAGAAAACTCTCAAATAAATTATAACCAACATTACAACAATAAAAGCTATAGAAATGGTTTTTATCTAATTAGAGTTCCAAAAGATAAAATATCTTCTTTTAAATCAGGACTTAATGGTGTTGGCAATGTAGTCAGTGAAAGTACCACTAAACAAGATGTGACCAGTGAATATAGAGATACTGAATCTAGATTGAAAGTTCTTGAAGTCAAAGAAGAAAGAATTTTAGCTCTACTATCTAAAGCGGGAAAAATGGAAGATATAATCAAGTTAGAAAATGAACTCAGCGAAACCATATATGAAAAAGAAAGACTTAAGACCAATCTCATAAATATTGATGATAAAGTAGATTTTAGTACCTTTGAAATCAATATTGAAGAAGTAGAGAGATTAACCAATCAAGAAACTACGGATACCACCTTTGGAGGAAAGCTAGTTAATGCCTTTAAGAATTCCTTATTTTCTTTTAGAAAAGTATTAGAGACATTTGTAATCTCAATAATCTATATACTTCCCTTCGCAGTAGTAATCGGAGCAATAGCATATTTTGTCATTAAATTTATAATGAAAAGAAAAAAATAA
- a CDS encoding GNAT family N-acetyltransferase: MIIEKAKKEDYISIYNISKELNVKYNSNKENGVLLRIIPKDFIKDNIENFIVARIDEDIVGFLWSSTEYPIDMLAYTKIIDDIDNCIYCEQIAVKKEFQGQNIGKKLYGFLKNNFKEKGIIVYVNTAPDKNKASLAFHTSIGFNVVGEFYREDFCGFKEYKANLLKLK, translated from the coding sequence ATGATTATAGAAAAGGCAAAAAAAGAAGATTATATATCTATTTATAATATTTCAAAAGAGCTTAATGTAAAATATAATTCAAACAAAGAAAATGGAGTTTTATTAAGAATAATACCTAAAGATTTCATAAAAGATAATATTGAAAATTTCATTGTTGCTAGAATAGATGAAGATATTGTAGGATTTTTGTGGTCTAGTACAGAGTATCCAATAGATATGTTAGCATATACTAAAATAATAGATGACATTGATAATTGCATATATTGTGAACAAATAGCTGTAAAAAAAGAATTTCAAGGACAAAATATTGGAAAGAAATTATATGGATTTTTAAAAAATAATTTTAAAGAAAAAGGAATAATTGTATATGTAAACACAGCTCCAGATAAAAACAAAGCTTCATTAGCTTTTCATACTAGTATTGGATTTAATGTAGTTGGAGAGTTTTATAGGGAAGATTTTTGTGGATTTAAAGAATATAAAGCAAATTTATTGAAATTAAAGTAA
- a CDS encoding GrpB family protein produces the protein MKKQLSEMTLEELWALFPIILKEHNQDYSKWYELEKEKIIKCIGLKNIKRINHIGSSAVSGLISKPTVDILVEIDRDIDMKQIKNILLDDGWILMHEENEEIVLNKGYTPHGFAEKVYHLHVRYYDDWDELYFRDYLLVNSDIVKEYGEFKLSLLPKYKNNRDGYTEAKTDFIKKYTKKAREEFGDRYNPNIRKS, from the coding sequence ATGAAAAAACAACTATCGGAAATGACATTAGAAGAGCTATGGGCTTTATTTCCCATTATTTTAAAAGAGCATAATCAAGACTATAGCAAGTGGTATGAACTGGAAAAGGAAAAGATCATAAAATGCATTGGATTAAAAAATATTAAGCGAATTAACCATATTGGCAGTAGTGCAGTAAGTGGTTTAATTTCAAAACCAACTGTAGATATTTTAGTGGAAATTGATAGAGATATAGATATGAAACAAATAAAAAACATACTTTTAGATGATGGATGGATACTAATGCATGAAGAAAATGAAGAAATTGTACTTAATAAGGGATATACACCTCATGGATTTGCTGAAAAGGTATATCATCTTCATGTTCGATATTATGATGATTGGGATGAGCTTTATTTCAGAGATTATCTTTTAGTGAATAGTGATATTGTTAAGGAGTATGGGGAGTTTAAGTTAAGCTTGTTGCCAAAATATAAGAATAATCGTGATGGATATACTGAAGCAAAGACAGATTTTATCAAGAAATATACAAAGAAAGCAAGGGAAGAATTTGGGGATAGATATAATCCTAATATTAGAAAATCATAA
- a CDS encoding nitroreductase family protein, with the protein MDVLSAIKGRRSIRKYSSEPVEDEKLLKVLEAARLSPSARNVQEWKFIVVKDQETREKLTNEAICQPFVGEAPIILVCCGKETSGLMKCGQPRYTIDVSIATAYMVLEAYELGLGTCWLGSFDENKVKEILDIPQEVRVVAMTPLGYPSESPTQRPRKSLEEIISYDKY; encoded by the coding sequence ATGGATGTTTTATCAGCAATAAAAGGGAGAAGAAGTATAAGAAAGTATAGTAGCGAACCAGTGGAAGATGAAAAGCTATTAAAAGTATTAGAGGCAGCTAGGCTTTCTCCATCTGCAAGGAATGTACAGGAGTGGAAGTTTATAGTTGTAAAGGATCAAGAAACAAGGGAAAAGCTAACAAATGAAGCAATTTGCCAACCATTTGTTGGAGAAGCTCCAATAATATTAGTTTGTTGTGGCAAAGAAACAAGCGGGCTAATGAAATGTGGACAACCACGTTATACTATTGATGTGTCCATTGCTACGGCATATATGGTATTGGAAGCTTATGAGTTAGGATTGGGCACTTGTTGGCTTGGAAGTTTTGATGAAAACAAGGTAAAAGAAATATTGGATATTCCACAAGAAGTGAGGGTAGTGGCAATGACTCCATTAGGATATCCTTCAGAATCTCCAACTCAAAGACCAAGAAAATCCCTTGAAGAAATAATAAGCTATGACAAATATTAA
- a CDS encoding YdbC family protein — MADIKYEIIEKVGTVSESPKGWTKELNLISWNNRDPKYDLRDWAPEHEKMGKGVTLTKDELKELRDILNDMDL; from the coding sequence ATGGCAGATATTAAATATGAAATCATTGAAAAAGTAGGTACAGTATCAGAATCACCAAAGGGTTGGACAAAGGAACTAAACCTGATCAGTTGGAACAATAGAGATCCTAAGTATGATCTGAGGGACTGGGCTCCTGAGCATGAAAAGATGGGAAAAGGAGTTACATTAACAAAAGATGAATTAAAGGAATTAAGGGATATTTTAAATGATATGGATTTATAA
- a CDS encoding CRISPR-associated helicase/endonuclease Cas3 yields MKTIMAKSKNSENFIVEQSLIEHTEDLLKVYDKIVPYLQGEDEFLENLMIICVLHDLGKMNSSFQYKIEIANEIEDVKDNEEKLNELKNKYIKIKDKNHNILTGAFLKSIFDKKAIPENKRTVLYKAIMLHHGNYFKYICKSYSEYERALYEDVELNVLNSNEYNIEEVEGFIERVLGLKINFRDDDFLDYDFLRYLTDRFIGKDSENVEELYTEYILYKGFLNLIDHIASTQILDFSYINDLSNDDLDEKLIEYLSDKNDLEKNEVSFNKLQRDIREYQNTDLITTAFTGSGKTIADYRWAGKRKVYLVPNKISAESFFFDALEILDEDKVGILHGDISLYVDNEDDKDGLNISLKDNVLTKNLSKPYTIATLDQYLLSMFKYPGYEKTFASIYNSNITVDEVHLLTPRMFLILVYFIQFANKYLNSRFHLMTATMPKIYSEKLEESGVDFAHLSNDEIKSGQNIRVKVIKEKDISDIIDDGLKKNYKILVVKNTISEAIETYQFLKEKFQNSKVNLLHSRFKLGDKKAKYSEIREQEGDIWVATQMVEVSLDLDFQIVISDAAPMDSIIQRMGRCNRHSTLENGYFYILDNYKDNIVYSQVLKEATYRLLKDEGLLTLERRNELLEQYYDEEKVKKFYVSEFKKAEDDIRDIFGVTKEGDIDGEKLIFNYEPYLNIVDNKKQAEILFRNVEINFKVILEEDYKEIRDIKDKKQVYRKLQEVSIPVSRNIYFQLSSSDFLKKEGRLNIIKKEAMKKIWTYDDEAGLRKKKK; encoded by the coding sequence AAAATTGAAATAGCAAATGAAATAGAGGATGTGAAAGATAATGAGGAAAAGTTGAATGAATTAAAAAATAAATATATAAAAATTAAAGATAAAAATCACAATATTTTAACTGGAGCATTTTTGAAAAGTATCTTTGATAAAAAAGCCATACCTGAAAACAAACGAACTGTTCTATATAAAGCTATTATGCTCCATCATGGAAACTACTTTAAATATATATGTAAATCTTATAGTGAATATGAAAGAGCTCTGTATGAGGATGTAGAATTAAATGTGCTTAATTCAAATGAATATAATATTGAAGAAGTTGAAGGATTTATTGAAAGAGTGTTAGGTTTAAAAATTAATTTTAGAGATGATGATTTTCTTGATTATGATTTTTTAAGATATTTAACTGATAGATTTATTGGGAAAGACAGTGAAAATGTAGAAGAGTTATATACTGAATATATACTTTATAAAGGATTTCTAAACTTAATTGATCATATTGCTTCAACTCAAATCCTTGACTTTTCATATATTAATGATTTATCAAACGATGATTTAGATGAAAAATTGATAGAATATCTTTCTGATAAAAACGATCTAGAAAAAAACGAAGTATCTTTCAATAAATTACAACGAGATATTAGAGAATATCAAAACACTGATTTAATAACAACTGCTTTTACAGGTAGTGGAAAGACTATTGCTGATTATAGATGGGCTGGTAAAAGAAAAGTATATTTAGTTCCCAATAAAATATCTGCAGAGAGTTTCTTTTTTGATGCATTGGAGATATTAGATGAGGATAAGGTGGGCATACTTCATGGCGATATTTCTCTATATGTGGATAATGAAGATGATAAAGATGGTTTAAATATTTCACTAAAGGATAATGTTCTTACTAAAAACTTATCTAAGCCATATACAATTGCAACATTAGATCAATATTTGTTATCCATGTTTAAATATCCGGGATATGAAAAGACTTTTGCTAGTATTTACAATTCAAATATTACAGTAGATGAAGTTCATCTTTTGACTCCTAGGATGTTTCTTATATTAGTATATTTTATTCAGTTTGCTAACAAATACTTAAATTCAAGATTTCATCTAATGACAGCTACAATGCCGAAAATATATAGTGAAAAGCTAGAAGAGTCTGGAGTAGATTTTGCACATTTAAGTAATGATGAAATTAAAAGTGGACAAAATATTAGGGTGAAAGTCATTAAAGAAAAGGATATTAGCGATATAATAGATGATGGATTGAAGAAGAATTATAAGATTCTTGTAGTTAAAAATACAATATCTGAAGCAATAGAAACTTATCAATTTTTAAAGGAAAAATTCCAGAATAGTAAAGTAAATTTATTGCATAGTAGATTTAAACTTGGAGATAAAAAAGCAAAGTATAGTGAGATAAGAGAACAAGAAGGAGATATTTGGGTAGCAACTCAAATGGTGGAAGTATCTTTGGATTTAGATTTTCAAATTGTTATAAGTGATGCAGCACCGATGGATTCTATTATTCAAAGAATGGGTAGATGCAATAGACATAGTACTTTAGAGAATGGATATTTTTATATTTTGGATAATTATAAAGACAATATAGTATATAGCCAAGTGTTAAAAGAAGCAACTTATAGGCTGTTGAAAGATGAAGGACTATTGACATTAGAAAGAAGAAATGAATTGTTAGAGCAATATTATGATGAAGAAAAAGTTAAAAAGTTCTATGTAAGTGAATTTAAAAAAGCAGAAGACGATATAAGAGATATATTTGGAGTAACAAAAGAAGGGGATATAGATGGAGAGAAGTTAATATTTAACTATGAACCATATTTAAATATAGTGGACAATAAAAAACAAGCAGAAATACTCTTTAGAAATGTAGAAATAAATTTCAAAGTGATATTAGAAGAAGATTATAAAGAGATAAGAGATATAAAGGATAAGAAACAAGTATATAGAAAGCTCCAAGAAGTGTCTATTCCAGTATCGAGAAATATATATTTTCAATTATCCAGTTCAGATTTTTTGAAAAAAGAAGGAAGATTAAATATAATTAAAAAAGAAGCAATGAAAAAAATATGGACCTATGATGACGAAGCAGGGTTGAGGAAAAAGAAGAAGTAG